One window of the Pirellulales bacterium genome contains the following:
- a CDS encoding acetyl-CoA carboxylase carboxyltransferase subunit alpha, which translates to MSSGHRLAFERPIYDLESRIADLDAAAREDPVAREELRRLRRELVELTRKVFSHLTPWETVEVARHPDRPMTTDYIELVFDEFVELHGDKAFGDDRAIRTGFAKLDQFKVMIVGHQKGRTVKERSLCHFGCAHPEGYRKAMEKMRLAAKFGRPVICLIDTPGAYPGVEAEERGQSQVIADSMFQMSRLPTPIVCVVIGEGGSGGALGIGVGDKVAVLEHAYYSVISPEGCAGILWKSHTHKEEAAKALRLTSRDLLGLGVVDDVIDEPLGGAHRDHPRMAARLKMYLIKALRELTPRPREELLAARYEKFRQMGSFLENGALQNGAGETSP; encoded by the coding sequence GTGTCTTCCGGCCATCGACTTGCGTTTGAACGACCAATCTACGATCTGGAGTCACGGATCGCGGATCTAGATGCCGCCGCGCGCGAGGATCCCGTCGCGCGCGAGGAGCTGCGCCGTTTGCGGCGCGAATTGGTCGAGTTGACGCGGAAAGTCTTCAGCCACTTGACCCCTTGGGAAACCGTCGAGGTGGCCCGCCATCCCGATCGGCCGATGACGACCGACTACATCGAATTGGTATTCGATGAGTTCGTCGAGCTGCACGGCGACAAGGCGTTCGGAGACGATCGGGCGATCCGCACCGGATTCGCCAAGCTCGATCAGTTCAAGGTGATGATCGTTGGACATCAAAAAGGACGGACGGTCAAGGAGCGGAGTCTCTGCCATTTCGGTTGCGCGCATCCCGAGGGTTATCGCAAAGCGATGGAAAAGATGCGGTTGGCGGCGAAGTTCGGCCGGCCGGTGATTTGTCTGATCGACACGCCCGGGGCTTATCCCGGTGTCGAAGCGGAAGAGCGAGGGCAATCTCAAGTGATTGCCGACAGCATGTTCCAGATGTCGCGGTTGCCGACCCCGATTGTATGCGTCGTGATTGGTGAAGGGGGATCCGGTGGAGCGCTCGGGATCGGGGTGGGCGACAAGGTAGCGGTGCTCGAGCACGCATATTACTCGGTGATCAGCCCAGAGGGGTGCGCCGGCATCTTATGGAAAAGCCACACCCACAAGGAAGAGGCCGCAAAAGCGTTACGACTGACCTCCCGCGACTTGCTGGGGTTAGGAGTCGTGGACGACGTGATCGACGAGCCACTCGGCGGCGCGCATCGAGATCATCCGCGAATGGCCGCCCGACTCAAGATGTATCTCATCAAGGCGCTCCGCGAGTTGACGCCGCGGCCACGCGAGGAACTTTTGGCGGCGCGCTACGAGAAGTTTCGCCAGATGGGAAGCTTCCTTGAGAACGGCGCGCTTCAAAACGGGGCGGGGGAAACGTCGCCATAG
- a CDS encoding CvpA family protein, protein MDSYDLIMILVLAGTTLWGAWKGLAWQLASLTAIVASYFLALRFSEPLAPMFGSEAPLNRFVAMFALYMGTSLVVWVMFHFVKSFINRLRLQEFDHQIGAVVGAGKGVLFCVVITFFAVTLIPSGRDSVLQSNSGHYIALLLNRADPVIPSEIHKVLDPYLNRLETELQPDGAKPPDAPGAVPPRSGS, encoded by the coding sequence ATGGATTCCTACGACCTGATCATGATCCTCGTGCTCGCCGGCACGACCCTCTGGGGAGCCTGGAAAGGGCTCGCCTGGCAGTTGGCTTCGCTCACCGCGATCGTAGCAAGCTACTTCTTGGCCTTGCGGTTCAGCGAGCCGCTGGCGCCGATGTTTGGATCCGAGGCCCCGCTGAACCGATTTGTCGCCATGTTTGCGCTCTACATGGGCACCTCGCTCGTGGTTTGGGTGATGTTCCACTTCGTCAAGAGCTTCATCAATCGGTTACGGTTGCAGGAATTCGATCACCAGATCGGCGCTGTTGTCGGGGCGGGCAAGGGAGTCTTGTTCTGCGTCGTGATCACATTTTTCGCCGTGACGCTAATTCCCTCCGGCCGCGACTCGGTGCTCCAATCCAATTCGGGCCATTACATCGCCCTGCTCCTGAATCGAGCGGATCCGGTGATCCCGAGCGAGATTCACAAAGTGCTCGACCCGTATTTGAATCGGCTGGAAACGGAGCTTCAGCCCGACGGCGCGAAGCCGCCGGATGCGCCGGGCGCTGTGCCGCCGCGAAGCGGCAGTTGA
- a CDS encoding metal-dependent hydrolase: protein MAGFKTHITTSTVLGIGYGAAAYGFYHVPIPTCVLAGGLCSVAGMFPDLDSGPGRPLRESLAFAAAVVPMMLLHRIQHLGYAPETNIMIGGAIYLAIRFGVGWLLRHYTVHRGMFHSLPAAAIAAELTFLICGHEQEGLWLRFFNAGAVVLGFMSHLVLDEIWSIEFKTGIPRFKKSFGTAIKLWSDSLWGNLSAYGKLAILTWLVIQDPIWKAPPPNSNPAAQNQMSSVRPTKPLF, encoded by the coding sequence ATGGCCGGTTTTAAGACGCACATCACCACCAGCACGGTTTTGGGCATCGGCTACGGCGCGGCCGCCTATGGGTTTTACCACGTCCCGATCCCGACTTGCGTCTTGGCCGGCGGGCTATGCAGCGTGGCGGGGATGTTTCCCGATTTGGATAGCGGACCCGGCCGGCCGCTGCGTGAAAGCCTGGCCTTTGCGGCAGCCGTGGTGCCGATGATGCTTTTGCACCGAATTCAACATCTCGGCTACGCCCCTGAGACGAACATCATGATTGGCGGGGCGATCTATTTGGCGATTCGCTTTGGCGTCGGCTGGTTGCTGCGGCATTACACCGTTCACCGGGGCATGTTTCATAGTTTGCCGGCGGCGGCCATCGCGGCCGAGCTGACATTTTTGATCTGCGGGCACGAGCAAGAAGGACTATGGTTGCGGTTCTTCAACGCCGGGGCGGTGGTGCTAGGCTTCATGTCGCATTTGGTGCTCGACGAAATCTGGAGCATCGAATTCAAGACCGGCATCCCGCGGTTCAAAAAATCGTTCGGCACGGCGATCAAGCTCTGGAGCGACAGCCTGTGGGGCAATCTGTCGGCGTATGGCAAGCTGGCGATCCTCACTTGGCTCGTGATCCAAGACCCGATCTGGAAAGCGCCGCCGCCGAACTCGAACCCGGCCGCGCAAAACCAGATGAGCAGCGTGCGCCCCACGAAGCCGCTTTTTTGA
- the dtd gene encoding D-aminoacyl-tRNA deacylase, with protein MRACVQRVSEARVTVASEVVGEIGRGLVVLLGVAADDSSDDAQLLADKVVELRIFPDDAGKMNRSLVESGGAMLIVSQFTLLGDCRKGRRPSFISAADHELGERLYLEFVAAVAAKGIRVATGRFRQHMDVALVNDGPVTLLLDSKKLF; from the coding sequence ATGCGGGCTTGCGTTCAGCGCGTCAGCGAGGCGCGGGTGACCGTCGCAAGTGAGGTCGTCGGAGAGATCGGCCGAGGGCTGGTCGTACTGCTTGGCGTGGCGGCCGACGATTCGAGCGACGACGCGCAGCTTCTGGCCGACAAGGTCGTCGAGCTGCGGATCTTTCCCGACGATGCGGGAAAGATGAATCGCTCGCTCGTGGAGAGCGGCGGGGCAATGCTGATCGTCAGCCAGTTCACGCTGTTGGGCGATTGCCGCAAAGGCCGCCGGCCAAGCTTCATATCCGCCGCCGATCACGAATTGGGCGAGCGGCTCTATCTGGAATTCGTCGCGGCCGTCGCGGCAAAGGGGATCCGAGTTGCGACGGGTCGATTCCGTCAGCACATGGATGTCGCTTTAGTAAACGACGGTCCCGTCACGTTGTTGCTCGACTCGAAGAAGCTCTTCTGA